A region of Phalacrocorax carbo chromosome 7, bPhaCar2.1, whole genome shotgun sequence DNA encodes the following proteins:
- the FAM43A gene encoding protein FAM43A has protein sequence MLPWKRSKVELVAGEARRQSKPKGYAVSVHYSALTSLARACPESALHRVGSMFRSKRRKFRVTSEDPTYTVLYLGNATTIQSKGEGCTDLAVCKIWSKSEAGRQGTKMKLTISAQGIRMAHAEDKGLRRPGHLYLLHRVTYCVADPRLPRVFAWIYRHELKHKAVMLRCHAVLVSKPEKAKAMALLLYQTSATALAEFRRLKKRDDARHQQQQLVGEQSIPLVPLRKLLNGQCCYKPPVERSRSAPKLGSITEDLLGEEQEERAMHCDCEDILEALGEPEGELLRAGAGRGEGPELGQLLRDLGELSLGNDLRSLRADLRVRRLLSGESTGSESSLESNGPEGAAPPCNGAEQPPPGDPETG, from the coding sequence ATGCTGCCCTGGAAGCGGAGCAAGGTGGAGCTGGTGGCGGGCGAGGCGCGGCGGCAGAGCAAGCCCAAGGGGTACGCGGTCAGCGTGCACTACTCGGCACTCACCTCGCTGGCCCGCGCCTGCCCCGAGAGCGCCCTGCACCGCGTGGGCAGCATGTTCCGCTCCAAGCGGCGGAAATTCCGCGTGACCAGCGAGGACCCCACGTACACCGTGCTCTACCTGGGCAACGCCACCACCATCCAGTCCAAGGGCGAGGGCTGCACCGACCTGGCCGTCTGCAAGATCTGGAGCAAGAGCGAGGCGGGCCGACAGGGCACCAAGATGAAGCTGACCATCAGCGCGCAGGGCATCCGCATGGCCCACGCCGAGGACAAGGGGCTGCGCCGGCCCGGCCACCTCTACCTGCTGCACCGGGTCACCTACTGCGTGGCCGACCCGCGCCTGCCCCGCGTCTTCGCCTGGATCTACCGCCACGAGCTGAAGCACAAAGCGGTGATGCTGCGCTGCCACGCCGTGCTCGTCTCCAAGCCCGAGAAGGCGAAGGCCATGGCCCTGCTGCTCTACCAGACCTCGGCCACGGCGCTGGCCGAGTTCCGCCGGCTGAAGAAGCGGGACGACGCccggcaccagcagcagcagctggtgggcGAGCAGAGCATCCCGCTGGTGCCGCTGCGCAAGCTGCTCAACGGGCAGTGCTGCTACAAGCCGCCGGTGGAGCGGAGCCGCAGCGCGCCCAAGCTGGGCTCCATCACGGAGGACCTGCTGGgcgaggagcaggaggagcggGCCATGCACTGCGACTGCGAGGACATCCTGGAGGCGCTGGGCGAGCCCGAGGGCGAGCTGCTGCGCGCCGGCGCCGGCCGCGGCGAGGGCCCGGAGCTGGGCCAGCTCCTCCGCGACCTGGGCGAGCTCAGCCTAGGGAACGACCTGCGCTCGCTGCGCGCCGACCTCCGCGTCCGCCGGCTGCTCTCCGGCGAGAGCACGGGCAGCGAGTCCTCTCTGGAGAGCAATGGCCCGGAGGGCGCCGCCCCGCCCTGCAACGGCGCCGAGCAGCCGCCCCCCGGCGACCCCGAGACCGGCTGA